One window from the genome of Molothrus ater isolate BHLD 08-10-18 breed brown headed cowbird chromosome 5, BPBGC_Mater_1.1, whole genome shotgun sequence encodes:
- the LRTM2 gene encoding leucine-rich repeat and transmembrane domain-containing protein 2 — MLPASAGHRWRSRFLMRWQEACLLGCWLSLCAAESFFACPSSCKCNSGNLEVDCSGLGLSSIPSDIPTNTRTFLFLNNKLSILPGAVFSNLSALQRLDLSNNFLDQLPQNIFSDLGNLTELQLRNNSIRALDKDLLQHTALLRQLDLSINGLAQIPSGIFDDLPALRSLSLRSNRLQSLDRVTFEPLTSLQHLQVGDNPWECDCNLRDFKHWMEWFSYRGGKIDQLACTLPKELKGKDMRMVPMEMFNYCSQLDDENSSTVLDNTGPPCTKGSPAPSKSKSGPETEVEPSVGCPQKQRYRPVSVRRAIGTVIIAGVVCGIVCIMMVVAAAYGCIYASLMAKYHRELKKRQPLMGDTEGEHEEQKQISSVA, encoded by the exons ATGCTGCCTGCAAGTGCTGGCCACCGGTGGAGGAGCAGGTTCCTCATGAGGTGGCAGGAGGCTTGTC tgcttggctgctggctctCACTATGTGCTGCTGAGTCCTTCTTTGcttgtccttcctcctgcaAGTGTAACAGTGGCAACCTGGAAGTGGACTGTAGTGGTTTGGGCCTCTCTTCCATTCCCTCAGACATCCCCACAAACACCAGGACCTTCCTCTTTCTCAACAACAAACTCAgcatcctgccaggagcagtgtTTTCCAACCTCTCTGCTCTACAGAGGTTGGACCTATCCAACAACTTCTTGGACCAGCTCCCTCAGAACATCTTCAGTGACCTGGGGAACCTCACAGAGCTCCAGCTGAGGAACAACAGCATCCGGGCCTTGGACAaggacctgctccagcacacGGCCCTGCTGCGCCAGCTGGATCTCTCCATCAACGGCCTGGCCCAGATCCCTTCAGGCATCTTTGACGACCTGCCTGCTCTGCGCTCCCTCTCCCTCAGGTCTAATCgcctgcagagcctggacaGGGTGACCTTTGAGCCTCTGACCAgcctgcagcatctccaggtTGGGGATAACCCCTGGGAATGCGACTGCAACCTCCGGGACTTCAAGCACTGGATGGAGTGGTTCTCCTACCGAG GTGGGAAAATCGACCAGCTGGCCTGCACCCTGCCCAAGGAGCTGAAAGGAAAGGACATGCGGATGGTGCCCATGGAGATGTTCAACTactgctcccagctggatgACGAGAACAGCTCTACAGTGCTGGACAATACTGGCCCACCTTGCACTAAAGGAAGCCCTGCTCCTTCCAAATCTAAATCAGGCCCAGAAACAGAAGTGGAGCCCAGTGTGGGATGCCCTCAGAAACAGCGGTACAGGCCTGTGAGCGTGCGCCGCGCGATCGGCACTGTGATCATTGCAGGGGTGGTTTGTGGCATCGTTTGCATCATGATGGTGGTGGCAGCTGCCTATGGCTGCATCTATGCCTCCCTCATGGCCAAGTACCACAGGGAGCTGAAGAAGAGGCAGCCACTCATGGGTGACACAGAAGGTGAACACGAAGAGCAAAAACAAATCTCTTCTGTGGCGTGA